Proteins from a genomic interval of Helicoverpa armigera isolate CAAS_96S chromosome 9, ASM3070526v1, whole genome shotgun sequence:
- the LOC126054306 gene encoding LOW QUALITY PROTEIN: late secretory pathway protein AVL9 homolog (The sequence of the model RefSeq protein was modified relative to this genomic sequence to represent the inferred CDS: inserted 1 base in 1 codon), which yields MSVINEPVLNIIVVGFHHKKGCQVEHCYPELVPGHPSELPPAWRHLPALALPDGSHNYLSDTIFFNLPGLTEPAHTVYGVSCFRQIPVEQVVQKTDDMTRSSVQKSVCVVCRAPLFGRLAVKLELVVRAWFLQGDFSQTKLLEDAYIHLNSCPVQMDQIVEGLSVQRLVENWRHKALLLFKLLLLRRKVLIYGSPAGPLSTALLTLVSLLPYCLENGLVRAANVVLSRPLSPIPAAVIDSKLQLEPDCNAEIAQEPLGNLHNGTHHIEELXPKETGNLLEEKDRVSRQSFDETLLGDVVDRSEVSGTREKCHSIGEKYKPQKSVTEAQQSPTMARDMSVDGLHNLTGQIDQTECGFPLPLFEEGYLCLPYLSLQYLDLLSDPAVQGFVVGASNVLFKQKRQLFDVLVELNEMRIETSDIMLRRQLALGTEDLRFADHVVRHGPTQGDAWIREQFASYLIYLLRTSLLPEGSREIDSYNSQFMTAFKSTPAYQQWLQQTNNGEIESFINLIPMHPFSGQLSVADMKLKFAHTMSTTEGGRKVTAAVASTGRAVATTSRAVGGALSQARGALSGWWSALTAPAPGATDASDAPDLPDDPRGSDAEDAAEQLDSDNRTQLRPDTPEPPDKSIDDNTINLNKIQVI from the exons atgtcGGTCATAAATGAACCAGTGCTCAACATCATTGTGGTAGGATTCCATCACAAGAAAGGTTGCCAA GTGGAACATTGCTATCCGGAACTAGTGCCTGGTCACCCATCAGAGCTGCCTCCCGCTTGGCGACATTTGCCAGCGCTGGCACTACCAGATGGCTCTCATAACTACTTATCTGATACAATATTCTTCAATTTGCCTGGACTCACAGAACCGGCGCACACTGTCTATGGAGTATCATGTTTCAGACAAATTCCTGTAgag CAAGTAGTGCAAAAGACTGATGACATGACTCGCAGCTCGGTGCAGAAGAGCGTATGTGTGGTGTGCAGAGCTCCTCTGTTTGGACGGCTGGCTGTCAAGTTGGAGCTGGTGGTACGAGCCTGGTTTTTACAAGGAGATTTCTCACAGACAAAACTGCTAGAAGATGCATACATTCATTTAAATAGTTGTCCTGTTCAGATGGATCAAATTGTTGAag gtTTATCAGTGCAGAGATTAGTAGAAAACTGGAGGCATAAAGCTTTGTTGCTGTTCAAACTGTTGTTGTTAAGGCGGAAAGTTCTTATTTATGGTTCACCAGCTGGGCCACTGTCAACAGCTCTACTGACCCTGGTGTCATTACTACCATACTGTCTAGAAAATGGACTTGTGCGTGCTGCCAATGTTGT GCTTTCCAGGCCGCTATCACCAATCCCAGCAGCAGTAATTGATAGCAAACTACAGTTAGAGCCTGATTGTAATGCTGAAATAGCACAGGAGCCATTGGGCAATTTACATAATGGTACTCACCATATTGAAGAGC TCCCTAAAGAGACTGGAAACCTTCTGGAAGAAAAAGACAGAGTCAGTCGACAAAGTTTCGACGAGACGTTACTTGGTGATGTAGTTGATAGATCTGAGGTGTCAGGGACTAGAGAGAAGTGCCACAGCATTGGAGAGAAATATAAACCTCAGAAAAGTGTAACAGAAGCACAACAGAGCCCAACCATGGCTAGAGACATGAGTGTTGATGGATTGCACAATCTAACAGGGCAGATTGATCAAACTGAATGTGGATTTCCTTTGCCATTATTTGAGGAAGGTTATCTCTGTTTACCTTATCTTTCTTTGCAGTATTTAGATCTTTTGTCAGACCCTGCTGTTCAAGGTTTTGTTGTTGGTGCATCAAATGTGCTCTTCAAACAGAAAAGGCAACTGTTTGATGTTTTGGTAGAATTAAATGAAATGAGGATTGAGACATCTGACATAATGCTTCGAAGGCAGTTAGCCCTTGGCACAGAAGATCTACGTTTTGCTGATCATGTTGTACGTCATGGTCCTACACAAGGAGATGCGTGGATAAGAGAACAATTCGCaagttacttaatttatttgttaaggaCATCTTTGTTACCAG AAGGCAGTCGGGAGATTGATTCCTACAATTCTCAATTTATGACAGCTTTTAAGTCAACTCCTGCATACCAACAGTGGTTGCAGCAAACCAATAATGGAGAAATTGAATCTTTTATTAACCTCATACCTATGCACCCATTTTCTGGACAGCTATCCGTTGctgatatgaaattaaaatttgcACA CACCATGTCTACGACGGAGGGCGGCAGGAAGGTGACGGCGGCGGTGGCGAGCACGGGGCGGGCGGTGGCCACCACGTCGCGCGCGGTGGGCGGCGCGCTGTCGCAGGCGCGCGGCGCGCTGTCGGGCTGGTGGAGCGCGCTCACGGCGCCCGCGCCCGGCGCCACCGACGCGTCCGACGCGCCCGACCTGCCCGACGACCCGCGCGGCTCCGACGCGGAAGACGCGGCGGAACAGCTCGACAGCGACAACCGGACGCAGCTGCGACCCGACACTCCGGAGCCGCCCGATAAGTCCATCGACGACAATACCATAAATCTCAATAAAATACAGGTCATTTAG